A DNA window from Actinokineospora baliensis contains the following coding sequences:
- a CDS encoding glycosyltransferase — protein sequence MKILFSSLPAHGHTYPLLPLAIAAKAAGHEITYATWETFHPALAALGFETIKAGGDMTGSFTEVIAGREIKDLTPEEMSGIAMRVFGDILPRAAIADLDAVFERRRFDLVVHEAAAIGAAIAAKRAGIPSVGHGVSKPVALDTMPALKNRLPTLAAEFGVEFDERVGFGVPYLDIYPESLQEPEQFAPNRVPLRPVAFAEPGELPSIATSGEGRLIYLTLGTAFGNPQVLRAAIDGLAATGNRVVVATGPTVEVAALGEPPANVTVLPWVAQAELLPHVDLVVHHGGSGTTLGSAAAGVKQLFIPQGADQFTNAETFTNAGAARQLLGADVTPEALTEAATELLADDGVTKVVATLAEEIAAMPGPEEIAKRLPEWA from the coding sequence GTGAAGATCCTCTTCAGCAGTCTGCCCGCGCACGGGCACACCTACCCCCTGCTGCCACTGGCCATCGCGGCCAAGGCGGCTGGGCACGAGATCACTTACGCCACCTGGGAGACCTTCCACCCGGCGTTGGCCGCGTTGGGGTTTGAGACGATCAAGGCCGGTGGGGACATGACCGGCTCGTTCACCGAGGTCATCGCCGGGCGGGAGATCAAGGACCTGACACCGGAGGAGATGTCCGGGATCGCCATGCGGGTGTTCGGCGACATCCTGCCCCGGGCGGCGATCGCGGACCTGGACGCGGTGTTCGAGCGGCGGCGGTTCGACCTGGTGGTGCACGAGGCGGCCGCGATCGGGGCGGCGATCGCGGCCAAGCGGGCCGGGATCCCTTCGGTTGGGCACGGGGTGAGCAAGCCGGTGGCGCTGGACACCATGCCCGCGTTGAAGAACCGGCTGCCCACCCTCGCCGCCGAGTTCGGGGTGGAGTTCGACGAGCGGGTCGGGTTCGGCGTCCCGTACCTCGACATCTACCCCGAGTCGTTGCAGGAGCCTGAGCAGTTCGCCCCGAACCGGGTGCCGCTGCGGCCGGTCGCCTTCGCCGAGCCCGGTGAGCTGCCCTCGATCGCGACCTCGGGCGAGGGGCGCCTGATCTACCTGACCCTGGGCACCGCGTTCGGCAACCCGCAGGTGCTGCGGGCGGCGATCGACGGCCTCGCGGCGACCGGGAACCGGGTCGTGGTCGCCACCGGGCCGACGGTCGAGGTGGCGGCGTTGGGTGAGCCGCCCGCGAACGTCACCGTGCTGCCCTGGGTCGCCCAGGCCGAGTTGCTCCCCCACGTCGACCTGGTCGTGCACCACGGCGGGTCGGGCACCACCCTCGGATCTGCGGCCGCTGGGGTCAAGCAGCTGTTCATCCCCCAGGGCGCCGACCAGTTCACCAACGCCGAGACCTTCACCAACGCTGGTGCCGCCCGCCAGCTCCTCGGCGCCGACGTGACGCCGGAAGCGCTGACCGAGGCCGCGACCGAACTGCTCGCCGACGACGGCGTGACCAAGGTCGTCGCCACCCTGGCCGAGGAGATCGCGGCGATGCCCGGGCCGGAGGAGATCGCCAAACGCCTGCCCGAGTGGGCGTAA
- a CDS encoding caspase family protein — MSGKSRAVLIGTSTYSDAGLPDIPQVGPGLTELSRVFTELGLVESATTVLDEPSIGALGRGLTQAMAGADDLLLVYYIGHGLVGRAHDLYLGMHDSEPGSPEFGSLSYNALRDRVLDSPATIKVVILDCCFSGRAFGTAMSAPVDELVIDGTYVLTSAPPNRVSLVLPDEPHTAFTGRLLRLLDGGIPGAGEYVTIDDVYRHLLVTMRGEGLPLPQKRSGSTADRLRIRNRATMDTADDLRDRVAAVVVRARDTTWASVVDDLADLHSRQIRLLHGEHPDVLRTFASLLFARAAAGDPAKSGELLRELILTQGAVVGFDHPDLLRTVFYTAICLGESDNGTEAIARLRTLAPMQRSYLGYEHEDTCRTQHALARYLARTGEYVEASALLEELGAIRERTLDPASPTLAVTRRDIDVVGRAVRGG; from the coding sequence ATGTCGGGCAAGTCCCGTGCCGTGCTCATCGGCACGTCGACCTACAGCGACGCAGGCCTGCCCGACATCCCCCAGGTCGGGCCCGGTCTCACCGAGCTGAGCCGGGTGTTCACCGAGCTCGGCCTGGTCGAGTCGGCCACCACGGTGCTCGACGAACCGTCCATCGGCGCGCTCGGCCGCGGCCTCACCCAGGCGATGGCCGGTGCCGACGACCTGCTGCTGGTCTACTACATCGGCCACGGGCTCGTCGGGCGCGCGCACGACCTCTACCTGGGCATGCACGACAGCGAACCGGGTTCCCCGGAGTTCGGCTCGCTGTCCTACAACGCGCTGCGCGACCGCGTCCTGGACAGCCCGGCCACCATCAAGGTCGTCATCCTCGACTGCTGCTTCTCCGGGCGGGCCTTCGGCACCGCCATGTCCGCCCCGGTCGACGAACTGGTCATCGACGGCACCTACGTGCTCACCTCCGCGCCCCCCAACCGGGTGTCGCTCGTGCTGCCGGACGAACCGCACACGGCGTTCACCGGCCGCCTGCTGCGCTTGCTCGACGGCGGCATCCCTGGCGCGGGGGAGTACGTGACCATCGACGACGTCTACCGGCACCTGCTCGTCACCATGCGGGGTGAGGGCCTTCCGCTGCCGCAGAAGCGCAGCGGTAGCACCGCCGACCGGTTGCGCATCCGCAACCGCGCCACCATGGACACCGCCGACGACCTGCGCGACCGGGTGGCCGCAGTCGTCGTCCGGGCCAGGGACACCACCTGGGCCTCGGTGGTCGACGACCTGGCCGACCTGCACTCCCGCCAGATCCGCCTGCTGCACGGCGAGCACCCGGACGTGCTGCGGACCTTCGCCTCGCTGCTCTTCGCCCGTGCCGCCGCGGGCGACCCGGCCAAGTCCGGCGAGCTGCTGCGAGAGCTGATCCTCACCCAGGGCGCCGTAGTCGGCTTCGACCACCCGGACCTGCTGCGCACCGTCTTCTACACGGCCATCTGCCTCGGCGAGTCCGACAACGGGACCGAGGCGATCGCCCGCCTGCGCACCCTGGCCCCCATGCAGCGCAGCTACCTCGGCTACGAGCACGAGGACACCTGCCGCACCCAGCACGCGCTGGCCCGCTACCTGGCGCGCACGGGCGAGTACGTCGAGGCCAGCGCCCTGCTGGAGGAGCTGGGAGCGATCCGCGAGCGAACCCTGGACCCGGCGTCGCCCACGCTGGCGGTGACGCGCCGCGACATCGACGTCGTGGGGAGGGCGGTCAGGGGTGGCTGA
- a CDS encoding Clp protease N-terminal domain-containing protein encodes MAEFFSEGFTAEAVAVLTVAEQEAARLHHDYLGSVHLLLALAQARGHVAAVLLERGLGPDVLRARAEFHVRRGVSTGRTPLRVAAEVQRVIDHAKAEATALGRVAVHTEHLLLGLLSEPNCVAARMLVNLDADLQSLRTDVLTRLDPRLAQLTGDPVLDRHTTGVHPEPIIGRDAEVDEVAQALSRRTRRSVVIHGPRGVGKAAIVQGLAHRVATGQVVKALHGLVIRTLVGDLPDGDSARQLTDRLTRAGCVLWVPRPDLLDPFRSAVTTGDLSVICTTEQLSISLGSPPFHTVAVESMSRADTIAVLTHLRPGVEDHYAVRIPDQTIAAVVETAAAMGRPLPGGAIDLLDEHCSRAQQVDITPDLVRPDPVLTGAAVFDTDMWSLG; translated from the coding sequence GTGGCTGAGTTCTTCTCCGAGGGGTTCACCGCCGAGGCGGTGGCGGTGCTGACCGTCGCCGAGCAGGAGGCGGCCCGGCTGCACCACGACTACCTGGGGTCGGTGCACCTGCTGCTGGCCCTGGCCCAAGCCCGCGGGCACGTGGCAGCGGTCCTGCTCGAGCGGGGGCTCGGCCCGGACGTCCTGCGGGCCAGGGCCGAGTTCCACGTCCGCCGCGGTGTCTCGACCGGGCGGACGCCGCTGCGGGTCGCCGCCGAGGTGCAGCGGGTCATCGACCACGCGAAAGCCGAGGCGACCGCGCTCGGCCGGGTCGCCGTGCACACCGAACACCTGCTGCTCGGCCTGCTCAGCGAACCCAACTGCGTAGCGGCCAGGATGCTGGTCAACCTCGACGCCGACCTGCAGTCCCTGCGCACCGACGTCCTCACCCGGCTGGACCCGCGCCTGGCCCAACTCACCGGCGACCCCGTCCTGGACCGGCACACCACCGGCGTGCACCCCGAGCCGATCATCGGCCGCGACGCCGAGGTCGACGAGGTCGCGCAGGCCCTGAGCCGCCGGACCCGGCGCAGCGTGGTGATCCACGGCCCGCGCGGGGTCGGCAAGGCGGCGATCGTCCAGGGCCTGGCGCACCGGGTCGCGACCGGTCAGGTGGTCAAGGCCCTGCACGGCCTGGTGATCAGAACCCTCGTCGGCGACCTCCCCGACGGCGACTCCGCCCGGCAGCTCACCGACCGGCTCACCCGGGCCGGGTGCGTCCTCTGGGTCCCGCGCCCCGACCTGCTCGACCCCTTCCGGTCGGCGGTCACCACCGGCGACCTGAGCGTCATCTGCACCACCGAGCAGCTGAGCATTTCGTTGGGTTCACCCCCCTTCCACACCGTCGCCGTCGAGTCCATGTCGCGGGCGGACACCATCGCCGTCCTCACCCACCTGCGCCCCGGAGTCGAGGACCACTACGCCGTGCGGATCCCAGACCAAACCATCGCCGCGGTCGTCGAGACGGCGGCTGCTATGGGCAGGCCGCTGCCGGGCGGAGCCATAGACCTGCTCGACGAACACTGCTCCCGCGCCCAACAGGTAGACATCACCCCCGACCTCGTCCGCCCCGACCCAGTGCTCACCGGAGCCGCCGTCTTCGACACCGACATGTGGTCCCTGGGCTAG
- a CDS encoding RNA polymerase subunit sigma-70 codes for MTDFEPYRRELHVHCYRMLASYEQAEDAVQETFLRAWRHRDGFDGGNARAWLYKIATNVCVDQARSARARTEVAWLTPYPDRELDEAQGPHGAAVARETIELAFLAALQVLPARQRAALLAREVLGMPAAETAELLDVSVAAANSALQRARATMREHLPSRRDDWVAREPSAAERDLLARFIDAHERCDVAAALAVAAEDIRVTMPPNPLRFDGRDAITTLLVRAFGPDRDGDWRLLPTTANRMPAAASYLRRPGDARFRAFKLDVLRVEGAEVAEITTFGYALFDHFGLPMVLDR; via the coding sequence ATGACCGACTTCGAACCCTATCGGCGGGAGCTGCACGTCCACTGCTACCGGATGCTCGCTTCCTACGAGCAGGCCGAGGACGCCGTGCAGGAGACGTTCCTGCGCGCGTGGCGCCACCGCGACGGGTTCGATGGCGGGAATGCCAGGGCGTGGTTGTACAAGATCGCGACGAACGTGTGTGTGGATCAGGCACGGTCGGCCAGGGCGCGCACCGAGGTGGCGTGGCTGACCCCGTACCCGGATCGGGAGTTGGACGAGGCGCAGGGGCCGCATGGTGCGGCGGTCGCCAGGGAGACCATCGAGTTGGCCTTCCTGGCGGCCCTGCAGGTCCTGCCCGCCAGGCAGCGGGCGGCCCTGTTGGCGCGCGAGGTGTTGGGCATGCCCGCGGCGGAGACGGCCGAGTTGTTGGACGTGAGTGTGGCTGCGGCGAACAGTGCGCTGCAACGCGCCCGGGCCACCATGCGCGAGCACCTGCCGTCCCGCCGCGACGACTGGGTGGCGCGCGAACCCAGTGCGGCCGAACGGGACTTGCTGGCCAGGTTCATCGACGCGCACGAGCGGTGTGACGTGGCCGCCGCCCTCGCGGTGGCCGCCGAGGACATCCGCGTCACGATGCCGCCCAACCCCCTGCGCTTCGACGGCCGCGACGCGATCACGACATTGCTCGTGCGCGCCTTCGGCCCCGATCGCGACGGCGATTGGCGCCTGCTGCCCACGACCGCCAACCGCATGCCCGCGGCGGCGAGCTACCTGCGCAGGCCGGGGGACGCGCGGTTCCGCGCGTTCAAGCTGGACGTGCTGCGCGTCGAGGGGGCGGAGGTCGCCGAGATCACCACGTTCGGCTACGCGCTGTTCGACCACTTCGGACTGCCGATGGTGCTCGACCGGTGA
- a CDS encoding VOC family protein, giving the protein MALTVSHTFIAVHDHDAALGFYRDALGLEVSKDVSYEGMRWVSLRPQAQPELEIVLEPPAADPNTSEADRAALTELLTKGLLRGVLFATDDCDATFERIAATGAEVVQEPMDQHYGVRDCAFRDPSGNLIRFTQNKQA; this is encoded by the coding sequence ATGGCACTGACCGTCTCGCACACATTCATCGCCGTTCACGACCATGACGCCGCGCTGGGGTTCTACCGCGACGCCCTGGGCCTGGAGGTCAGCAAGGACGTCTCCTACGAGGGGATGCGCTGGGTCTCGCTGCGCCCGCAGGCCCAGCCCGAGCTGGAGATCGTGCTCGAACCCCCGGCCGCGGACCCCAACACCTCCGAGGCCGACCGGGCCGCGCTCACCGAGCTGCTCACCAAGGGCCTGCTGCGCGGGGTCCTGTTCGCCACCGACGACTGCGACGCCACCTTCGAGCGGATCGCGGCCACCGGCGCCGAGGTCGTGCAGGAGCCGATGGACCAGCACTACGGTGTTCGCGACTGCGCGTTCCGTGACCCATCTGGCAACCTGATCAGGTTCACCCAGAACAAGCAGGCGTAA
- a CDS encoding DUF6801 domain-containing protein, which produces MNTAKYATRLAVATTAAGLVATGLLVGAGSGAATPVSLTLDYTCPFPLIGNQAIKVVISTDIPDTIGVGQPTGAFDITAITTVPDTATQGLTLVGAATVEGTAVSAATVTAPGVTLPVNVPIAVEKTPVPASGAFDVKATGQTPSLTFSQAGPATIAVNGLTLTLTPKKADGSATGLGTFDSPCTLNPGQNNTLHTFEITGAPTTTTTQPTTTTTTQPTTTTTQPTTTTTQPTTTTTTTSPPTGGVKIGYDLKGSSTLKALNGSVPLSGAFTAEADLAAGTYTGALTLNPTSGKFTVLGFLPAAANIAFAQVGPAGGTVKTGAITFAGALDITLTKIAILGLPVYQGTTCKTTTPSAITLGSSGPFDVLKGGTLVGTYDIGKVSGCGPLNGLIAPLVTSKGNTIKADLAVKK; this is translated from the coding sequence GTGAACACTGCGAAATACGCCACGAGGCTGGCGGTGGCCACCACCGCGGCCGGGCTGGTGGCCACCGGTCTGCTGGTGGGCGCCGGATCGGGCGCCGCGACCCCGGTCTCGCTCACGCTGGACTACACCTGCCCGTTCCCGCTGATCGGCAACCAGGCGATCAAGGTCGTCATCAGCACCGACATCCCGGACACCATCGGGGTCGGCCAGCCGACCGGGGCGTTCGACATCACCGCGATCACCACCGTGCCCGACACCGCCACCCAGGGCCTGACCCTCGTCGGTGCCGCGACCGTGGAGGGCACCGCCGTGTCGGCCGCGACCGTCACCGCTCCGGGTGTCACCCTTCCGGTGAACGTGCCGATCGCGGTGGAGAAGACCCCGGTGCCCGCCTCTGGCGCCTTCGACGTCAAGGCGACCGGTCAGACCCCGTCGCTGACCTTCAGCCAGGCGGGCCCGGCGACGATCGCGGTCAACGGGCTCACCCTCACCCTGACCCCCAAGAAGGCCGACGGCAGCGCCACCGGCCTCGGCACCTTCGACTCGCCGTGCACGCTCAACCCGGGGCAGAACAACACCCTGCACACCTTCGAGATCACCGGCGCCCCCACCACGACGACCACGCAGCCCACCACCACCACCACCACGCAGCCCACCACCACGACGACCCAGCCCACGACGACCACGACGCAGCCGACGACGACCACCACCACAACGAGCCCCCCGACCGGTGGCGTGAAGATCGGCTACGACCTCAAGGGCAGCTCGACCCTCAAGGCCCTCAACGGTTCCGTGCCGCTCTCCGGCGCGTTCACCGCCGAGGCCGACCTCGCCGCGGGCACCTACACCGGCGCCCTCACCCTCAACCCCACCAGCGGGAAGTTCACCGTCCTCGGCTTCCTGCCCGCTGCGGCGAACATCGCCTTCGCCCAGGTCGGTCCTGCGGGCGGCACGGTGAAGACCGGCGCGATCACCTTCGCGGGCGCCCTCGACATCACCCTCACCAAGATCGCCATCCTCGGTCTGCCCGTCTACCAGGGCACCACCTGCAAGACCACGACCCCGTCGGCCATCACCCTCGGCTCCAGTGGGCCCTTCGACGTCCTCAAGGGCGGCACCCTCGTCGGCACCTACGACATCGGCAAGGTCAGCGGGTGCGGGCCGCTGAACGGCCTCATCGCCCCGCTCGTGACCAGCAAGGGCAACACGATCAAGGCCGACTTGGCGGTGAAGAAGTAG
- a CDS encoding Crp/Fnr family transcriptional regulator produces the protein MRLPGDLVAESLMAYLSEEDRAHVVGLGTPRVFGPGETLLRQGDPTDHVLVLTSGWTRVLTRRADGQTVLVAFRGPGDVLGDLAALHGWVRSADVQSLDEVHAVHLRAQEFGDLLAQRTSVALAMVMQLAARLREAESARADFATMHVTERVAAYLLWLSRTYGVPTDTGLALRVPFTQQDVANRVGASLRAVARAFSVLRDRGIVINTRRQTVIARPDVLRAFVREVPEL, from the coding sequence ATGCGACTTCCCGGTGACCTGGTCGCCGAGTCCCTGATGGCCTACCTCTCCGAGGAGGACCGCGCGCACGTGGTCGGTCTGGGGACGCCTCGGGTGTTCGGGCCGGGGGAGACGCTGCTGCGGCAGGGGGACCCGACCGACCACGTGCTGGTGCTGACCAGCGGCTGGACCAGGGTGCTGACCAGGCGCGCGGACGGGCAGACCGTGCTGGTCGCCTTCCGCGGCCCCGGTGACGTGCTGGGGGACCTGGCCGCGCTGCACGGGTGGGTGCGCTCGGCGGACGTGCAGAGCCTCGACGAGGTGCACGCCGTGCACCTGCGCGCCCAGGAGTTCGGCGACCTGCTCGCACAGCGCACTTCTGTCGCGCTGGCGATGGTGATGCAGTTGGCGGCCCGGCTGCGCGAGGCGGAGAGCGCCCGCGCCGACTTCGCCACGATGCACGTCACCGAGCGGGTCGCGGCGTACCTGCTCTGGCTGTCGCGGACCTACGGCGTGCCGACCGACACCGGCCTCGCGCTGCGCGTCCCGTTCACCCAGCAGGACGTCGCGAACCGGGTCGGCGCGTCGCTGCGCGCCGTGGCCAGGGCGTTCTCGGTGCTGCGCGACCGGGGGATCGTCATCAACACCCGCAGGCAGACCGTCATCGCGCGCCCGGATGTGCTGCGCGCCTTCGTCCGCGAGGTCCCCGAGCTCTGA
- a CDS encoding Crp/Fnr family transcriptional regulator, producing the protein MQTFRTLVGARLWAAVVAAGAAREYARGEVLLRQGDPGGYALALVRGRVRVVLADGLLVSLRGAGDLVGELATAGVGRTASVVALDRCTACCLSARALESVAGAALGEYLRLKLVEAVEQMSLTRLGSLARLARLLLAVIDLAEPDDRRVPLSQEALAQSLGLARSTVAEHISQLRRFGALRGGPRLVVADRDLLASHAGQR; encoded by the coding sequence GTGCAGACCTTCCGAACCCTGGTCGGCGCCCGGCTCTGGGCGGCGGTGGTGGCCGCCGGGGCAGCTCGGGAGTACGCGCGCGGCGAGGTGTTGCTGCGGCAGGGGGATCCCGGCGGGTACGCGCTGGCGCTGGTGCGCGGGCGGGTTCGGGTGGTGCTGGCGGACGGGTTGCTCGTGTCACTGCGGGGTGCGGGCGACCTGGTGGGCGAGCTGGCCACGGCCGGGGTGGGCCGGACGGCGTCGGTGGTGGCCCTGGATCGGTGCACGGCTTGTTGCTTGAGTGCACGCGCGTTGGAATCCGTTGCAGGGGCGGCTCTGGGTGAGTACCTGCGGCTGAAGCTGGTTGAGGCGGTGGAGCAGATGTCCTTGACCCGCCTGGGAAGCCTCGCCCGGCTGGCCCGCTTGCTGCTGGCGGTCATCGACCTGGCGGAACCGGACGACCGACGGGTGCCGCTGTCGCAGGAAGCCCTGGCCCAATCGCTGGGACTGGCCCGCAGCACCGTCGCTGAGCACATCTCCCAACTCCGCCGCTTCGGCGCCCTCCGCGGCGGCCCGCGGCTGGTGGTGGCCGATCGGGACCTGCTGGCCTCCCACGCGGGTCAGCGGTGA
- the argS gene encoding arginine--tRNA ligase gives MAHGDVGRELGARVAGALRRGLGLEITPDEAVIRPSTRDGADYQANAAMSLAKKLGKAPREVAQVIVDNLDSADMLEPPEIAGPGFINLRLREEWLTARVGSLLGDTRLGVPVVERPRRFALDYSSPNVAKEMHIGHLRSAIIGDAVLRLLRFSGHEVVAHNHLGDWGTPFGMLIEHLLDEGHAADGEISDLNRFYQEARQKFDADPTFADRARARVVALQGGDEETLTLWRELVAESTRHFQKVYELLGISLTPADVYGESFYNPYLDTVIDELTAKGLTEISDGAVCVFPPGFSNREGEPLPLIVRKSDGGYGYAATDMATVRYWITERGMTDLLYAVGTPQAQHFAMIFAASRQAGYLGPEHSAVHIGFGTILGEDGKTIRTRAGGSVKLVELLEEAVEQAAKTVAERSSLDTERQADVARAVGIGAVKYADLANDREKDYVFTWSRMLAKEGNTSVYLQYANARCQSVLRKAGDARFGDIELTAPAERALLVKLLQLPAAISAAVEGYAPHKLTGYLYDLASTFTTFYDSCPILRDDVPAPVRGSRLALTRITSDVLVLGLDLLGIGAPTEL, from the coding sequence GTGGCGCACGGGGATGTCGGTCGGGAACTGGGGGCACGGGTGGCCGGGGCGCTGCGCCGCGGGCTGGGCCTGGAGATCACCCCGGACGAGGCCGTCATCCGACCGTCCACCCGCGACGGTGCCGATTACCAGGCCAACGCGGCGATGAGCCTGGCCAAGAAGCTCGGCAAGGCGCCGCGCGAGGTGGCCCAGGTGATCGTGGACAACCTCGACTCCGCGGACATGCTCGAGCCGCCGGAGATCGCCGGGCCCGGGTTCATCAACCTGCGGCTGCGCGAGGAGTGGCTGACCGCCCGGGTCGGCTCACTACTGGGTGACACCCGACTGGGCGTACCGGTGGTGGAGCGGCCGCGGCGGTTCGCCCTGGACTACTCCAGCCCGAACGTGGCCAAGGAGATGCACATCGGCCACCTGCGGTCGGCGATCATCGGCGACGCGGTGCTGCGGCTGCTGCGCTTCAGCGGCCACGAGGTCGTCGCGCACAACCACCTCGGCGACTGGGGCACCCCGTTCGGGATGCTCATCGAGCACCTGCTCGACGAGGGCCACGCCGCCGACGGCGAGATCAGCGACCTCAACCGGTTCTACCAGGAAGCGCGGCAGAAGTTCGACGCCGACCCGACCTTCGCCGACCGGGCGCGGGCGCGGGTGGTGGCGCTGCAGGGCGGCGACGAGGAAACGCTGACGCTGTGGCGGGAACTGGTCGCGGAGTCGACCCGGCACTTCCAGAAGGTCTACGAACTGCTCGGGATCTCGCTCACGCCCGCGGACGTGTACGGGGAGAGCTTCTACAACCCCTACCTGGACACGGTGATCGACGAGCTGACCGCCAAGGGGCTCACCGAGATCAGCGACGGCGCGGTGTGCGTGTTCCCGCCCGGGTTCAGCAACCGCGAGGGCGAGCCGCTGCCGCTGATCGTGCGCAAGAGCGACGGCGGGTACGGCTACGCGGCCACCGACATGGCGACCGTGCGGTACTGGATCACCGAGCGCGGGATGACCGACCTGCTCTACGCGGTCGGCACCCCGCAGGCGCAGCACTTCGCGATGATCTTCGCCGCGTCCCGGCAGGCCGGGTACCTCGGGCCGGAGCACTCGGCCGTCCACATCGGATTCGGCACGATCCTCGGCGAGGACGGCAAGACCATCAGGACCAGGGCTGGCGGCTCGGTCAAGCTGGTCGAACTGCTCGAGGAAGCCGTTGAGCAGGCGGCGAAAACCGTGGCCGAACGGTCCTCTTTGGACACCGAGCGGCAGGCGGACGTGGCGCGGGCGGTGGGCATCGGCGCGGTGAAGTACGCCGACCTGGCCAACGACCGGGAGAAGGACTACGTGTTCACCTGGTCGCGGATGCTGGCCAAGGAGGGCAACACGTCGGTGTACCTGCAGTACGCCAACGCCCGGTGCCAGTCGGTGCTGCGCAAGGCGGGAGACGCGCGGTTCGGCGACATCGAGCTCACCGCGCCCGCCGAGCGGGCCCTGCTGGTCAAGCTGCTGCAACTGCCCGCCGCCATCTCGGCCGCGGTCGAGGGCTACGCCCCGCACAAGCTCACCGGCTACCTCTACGACCTGGCCTCGACGTTCACCACGTTCTACGACAGCTGCCCGATCCTGCGCGACGACGTCCCGGCACCGGTGCGCGGCTCCCGGCTGGCACTGACCAGGATCACCTCGGACGTGCTGGTGCTCGGACTGGACCTGCTCGGCATCGGCGCGCCGACTGAACTCTAG
- the idi gene encoding isopentenyl-diphosphate Delta-isomerase, whose product MTIAEQVVLLDDAGNSIGTADKATVHHEHTPLHLAFSSYLFDTDGRFLITRRALTKKTWPGIWTNSCCGHPAPGESPADAVSRRLVDELGLPGPHKVELILPAFRYRAVMPDGIVEHEMCPVYRVLVEAEPAPNPAEVDSVRWLPWGQFLEEVRTGELDISPWCVLQLTELVPLGDPLQWQAGDPSELPPVLR is encoded by the coding sequence GTGACAATCGCCGAACAGGTCGTGCTCCTCGACGACGCGGGCAACAGCATCGGCACGGCGGACAAGGCCACCGTGCACCACGAGCACACCCCGCTGCACCTCGCCTTCTCCAGCTACCTCTTCGACACCGACGGCCGGTTCCTGATCACCCGCCGCGCGCTGACCAAGAAGACCTGGCCGGGCATCTGGACCAACTCCTGCTGCGGCCACCCGGCCCCCGGCGAATCCCCGGCCGACGCGGTCTCGCGGCGGCTGGTGGACGAACTGGGGTTGCCGGGCCCGCACAAGGTCGAACTGATCCTGCCCGCCTTCCGCTACCGAGCGGTCATGCCGGACGGGATCGTCGAACACGAGATGTGCCCGGTGTACCGGGTCCTGGTGGAGGCCGAACCGGCGCCGAACCCGGCTGAGGTGGATTCGGTTCGGTGGCTGCCGTGGGGGCAGTTCTTGGAGGAGGTGCGCACGGGGGAGCTCGACATCTCGCCGTGGTGCGTGTTGCAGCTGACGGAGTTGGTGCCGCTCGGGGATCCGTTGCAGTGGCAGGCGGGGGATCCTTCGGAGCTTCCGCCTGTGTTGCGCTGA
- a CDS encoding VOC family protein, with product MDWKLQVVVVPVADVDRAKEFYAGKLGFAVDTDFSPNEHFRVVQVTPPGSACSITFGKGVGGGEPGSVKGCHLVVTDILAAEKQLDAAGVEHSGTQHFVDGVMTPGVDPEGRDFGSFLFFSDPDGNSWAVQQVAAR from the coding sequence ATGGACTGGAAGTTGCAGGTCGTCGTCGTGCCCGTGGCCGATGTGGATCGGGCGAAGGAGTTCTACGCGGGCAAGCTCGGGTTCGCCGTGGACACCGATTTCAGCCCGAACGAGCACTTCCGGGTCGTGCAGGTCACCCCGCCGGGCTCGGCCTGTTCGATCACCTTCGGCAAGGGGGTGGGTGGGGGTGAGCCGGGGTCGGTGAAGGGCTGTCACTTGGTGGTCACCGATATCCTGGCGGCGGAGAAGCAGCTGGACGCGGCGGGGGTCGAGCACTCGGGTACGCAGCACTTCGTCGACGGCGTGATGACTCCCGGGGTCGATCCCGAGGGCCGCGACTTCGGTTCGTTCCTCTTCTTCTCCGACCCGGACGGCAACTCCTGGGCTGTGCAGCAGGTCGCCGCGCGATGA